A portion of the Oxynema aestuarii AP17 genome contains these proteins:
- a CDS encoding aldo/keto reductase, whose protein sequence is MNLPESSRFQLTPDLQICRILNGMWQVSGAHGKIDRDRAIAAMFDYTDAGFSTWDLADHYGPAEDFIGEFRRQWATRRSPETLGQIHAFTKWVPRPTAMTREIVEKNIDISRRRMGVEALDLLQFHWWDYRHRAYLDALDYLAELQAEGKIKHLALTNFDTEHLKELSDRGVNIVSNQVQFSIVDRRPERQMVELCQERGIHLLAYGTLCGGLLSERYLGEGEPRWGRLNTASLGKYKQMVDVWGNWSLFQQLLQVLKEIADKHGVKIANVAVRYVLDKPAVAGAIVGARLGVSEHIEDNAKTFGFDLDGEDRDRIDEFATRSRDLWGAIGDCGDEYRRR, encoded by the coding sequence ATGAATCTACCGGAATCGAGCCGTTTTCAATTGACCCCAGACTTACAGATTTGCCGCATTTTAAATGGGATGTGGCAAGTCTCCGGAGCGCACGGAAAAATTGACCGCGATCGCGCGATCGCCGCCATGTTTGACTATACCGATGCCGGATTCTCTACCTGGGACTTAGCCGACCATTACGGTCCGGCAGAGGATTTTATCGGCGAATTTCGCCGCCAATGGGCCACCCGGCGATCGCCCGAAACCCTCGGCCAAATTCACGCATTTACCAAATGGGTTCCCCGACCGACGGCGATGACCCGCGAAATCGTCGAAAAAAATATCGATATTTCCCGGCGCCGCATGGGGGTCGAAGCCTTGGATTTGCTCCAGTTCCACTGGTGGGACTATCGCCATCGCGCCTATCTCGACGCCCTCGATTATTTAGCCGAACTGCAAGCGGAAGGGAAAATTAAACATCTGGCCCTGACCAATTTCGATACCGAACACCTCAAAGAACTGAGCGATCGCGGTGTGAACATTGTCTCCAATCAAGTCCAATTTTCGATCGTAGACCGTCGTCCGGAACGCCAAATGGTCGAATTATGCCAGGAACGGGGCATCCACTTACTCGCTTACGGTACCCTGTGCGGCGGCTTGCTCTCGGAGCGCTATTTAGGCGAGGGCGAACCCCGTTGGGGAAGGCTCAATACTGCTTCGTTGGGCAAGTACAAGCAAATGGTTGATGTTTGGGGAAATTGGAGTTTATTTCAACAATTACTGCAAGTTCTTAAAGAAATTGCCGACAAACACGGGGTCAAAATCGCGAACGTGGCGGTGCGTTACGTACTCGACAAGCCCGCCGTGGCGGGGGCGATTGTCGGCGCACGCTTGGGAGTGTCGGAGCATATCGAGGACAATGCGAAAACCTTTGGGTTCGATCTCGACGGCGAAGATCGCGATCGCATCGATGAGTTCGCCACGCGATCGCGCGATCTGTGGGGGGCGATCGGCGATTGCGGCGACGAATATCGCCGTCGGTAA
- the ribD gene encoding bifunctional diaminohydroxyphosphoribosylaminopyrimidine deaminase/5-amino-6-(5-phosphoribosylamino)uracil reductase RibD, which produces MSTNQDAQNFDRQMMQRCLELARRALGQTAPNPLVGCVIVRDGEIVGEGFHPRAGEPHAEVFALRDAGDRARGATVYVSLEPCNHYGRTPPCSEALIAAGVAKVVVGFVDPDARVSGGGIDRLRSAGIEVVVGVEEEDCRQVNEAFIYRSLHQRPFGILKYAMTLDGKIATTTGHSSWVTSEAARREVHLLRSACDAVIVGGNTVRQDNPHLTSHRVGSHNPLRVVMSRSLELPERARLWDLDEAATLVLTEAGSHPEVQKRLLNRGVEVVELDPLTPAKAMEYFYERQFLSVLWECGGTLGARAIADGAVQKILAFIAPKIIGGRLAPSPVGDLGLTQMDRALTLERVQWRSVGSDCVLEGYLNP; this is translated from the coding sequence ATGAGTACGAATCAGGACGCCCAGAATTTCGATCGCCAGATGATGCAACGTTGTCTGGAACTTGCTCGCCGAGCGTTGGGACAGACGGCCCCGAATCCCTTGGTGGGTTGTGTCATCGTTCGCGACGGCGAGATTGTCGGCGAAGGATTTCATCCCCGTGCGGGGGAACCCCATGCGGAAGTGTTTGCCTTGCGCGATGCGGGCGATCGCGCCCGAGGGGCAACGGTTTATGTTAGTTTGGAGCCTTGCAATCATTACGGACGCACCCCACCGTGTAGCGAAGCGCTGATCGCGGCGGGGGTGGCGAAGGTGGTCGTCGGTTTTGTCGATCCGGACGCGCGGGTCTCCGGTGGCGGGATCGATCGCCTCCGGTCGGCGGGGATCGAAGTGGTGGTCGGCGTCGAAGAAGAAGACTGCCGCCAAGTCAACGAAGCGTTTATTTACCGATCGCTCCACCAACGTCCCTTTGGGATTTTGAAATATGCCATGACCTTAGATGGCAAAATTGCCACCACGACGGGTCACAGCAGTTGGGTCACCAGCGAAGCCGCTCGCCGGGAAGTCCACTTGTTGCGATCGGCGTGCGATGCGGTGATCGTCGGCGGTAATACGGTCCGCCAAGACAATCCCCACTTGACCAGCCATCGTGTAGGGAGCCACAACCCCTTGCGGGTGGTGATGAGTCGTTCGTTGGAGTTACCGGAACGAGCGCGCTTGTGGGATCTTGACGAAGCTGCGACCTTGGTGCTGACCGAAGCGGGCAGCCATCCGGAAGTGCAGAAGCGACTGCTGAATAGAGGGGTTGAAGTCGTCGAACTCGATCCACTGACTCCGGCGAAAGCAATGGAGTATTTTTACGAGCGTCAGTTTCTCTCGGTGCTGTGGGAATGCGGCGGCACCCTGGGCGCTCGGGCGATCGCCGATGGCGCCGTCCAGAAAATTTTGGCGTTTATCGCGCCGAAAATCATCGGCGGTCGTTTGGCGCCTTCTCCGGTCGGGGATTTAGGATTGACTCAGATGGATCGGGCGCTGACTTTAGAACGGGTGCAATGGCGCAGTGTCGGTTCCGATTGCGTCCTGGAAGGGTATTTAAACCCCTAA
- a CDS encoding phycobiliprotein lyase has translation MDAMEFFRQSAGKWRSQRTTHHLAFRRAEMGDSQIEVETLEADHPKVIEICELHEVDPSRTVGGAFVTWHGSMDWDRDSENHQGSTVFALVPEADNPRRGQLLRERGYAEIVPVAGRYEIDDEDALVLTTEYETMSAIERFWFPQPNMRVRTSTVKRFGGFSSASFCTEIRMEESANGSGAATGGGGAQSANNNGANGAQFYSVLGW, from the coding sequence ATGGACGCAATGGAATTTTTCAGACAAAGTGCCGGGAAGTGGCGATCGCAACGGACGACGCACCACCTGGCTTTTAGAAGAGCTGAAATGGGGGATTCTCAGATTGAGGTAGAAACCCTGGAAGCGGATCATCCGAAAGTGATTGAAATCTGCGAGTTGCACGAGGTCGATCCGAGTCGGACCGTCGGCGGGGCGTTCGTCACCTGGCACGGGTCGATGGATTGGGACCGCGACAGTGAAAATCACCAAGGTTCGACGGTGTTCGCGTTAGTACCGGAAGCGGACAATCCGCGACGCGGGCAGCTTTTGCGCGAGCGCGGTTATGCGGAAATTGTCCCGGTGGCGGGTCGTTACGAAATTGACGATGAAGATGCCTTAGTGCTGACGACGGAGTACGAAACCATGAGCGCGATCGAGCGATTTTGGTTTCCCCAACCGAATATGCGGGTGAGAACCAGCACGGTGAAACGGTTTGGCGGGTTTAGCAGCGCGTCTTTTTGTACGGAAATTCGCATGGAGGAGTCGGCTAACGGCTCCGGAGCGGCGACAGGCGGGGGTGGCGCCCAAAGCGCTAACAACAATGGCGCCAACGGCGCCCAGTTCTATTCTGTATTGGGATGGTAA
- a CDS encoding PAP/fibrillin family protein, which yields MTSKVKLLAAIAGKHRGLLASDRDRREIQAAIADLENHNPNPTPTAATDLLAGDWRVLYTTSRDLLDLDRPPFVRLGQIYQSIRPQTSHLVNLVELHGLPYLDSIVSVSARFEPISDLRVQVTFERWIVGLQTAIGYQNPAQFIEKIEAGNEFGTIAVGIDRGDRDNWLDTTYLDEDLRIGRGSRGSLYILTKV from the coding sequence ATGACCTCAAAAGTAAAGCTCTTAGCGGCGATCGCCGGAAAACATCGCGGATTGCTCGCCAGCGATCGCGATCGGCGCGAAATCCAAGCGGCGATCGCCGATCTGGAAAACCACAATCCGAACCCAACGCCGACGGCGGCGACGGATTTACTCGCTGGAGATTGGCGAGTTCTTTATACGACCAGTAGAGATCTGCTCGACCTCGATCGCCCGCCTTTCGTCCGTTTGGGACAAATCTACCAATCGATTCGCCCGCAGACATCGCACTTAGTGAATCTCGTCGAACTGCACGGACTCCCTTACCTCGATAGCATCGTCAGCGTTAGCGCTCGCTTCGAACCCATTTCCGACTTACGAGTTCAGGTGACCTTCGAGCGCTGGATTGTCGGCTTGCAAACGGCGATCGGCTATCAAAATCCGGCGCAATTTATCGAGAAAATCGAAGCGGGGAACGAGTTCGGCACGATCGCGGTGGGGATCGACCGTGGCGATCGCGATAACTGGCTCGATACCACCTATCTGGATGAAGATTTGCGAATCGGACGGGGAAGCCGGGGGAGTCTATATATTCTGACTAAAGTATAA
- a CDS encoding nuclear transport factor 2 family protein → MTDRQALLDANESFYRAFEKRDLDAMSKIWSQGTASLCIHPGRQAIEGWQQIRASWEKIFKATHYLEIDLDIVRVEVYENFGYIVAIENLLQINGGRKLKAQSMATNLFEYLGGSWYLIHHHGSPIV, encoded by the coding sequence ATGACCGACCGACAGGCATTATTAGATGCTAATGAATCTTTTTACCGAGCCTTTGAGAAGCGCGATCTCGATGCGATGAGTAAAATTTGGTCTCAAGGCACGGCCAGCCTGTGCATTCACCCGGGACGGCAGGCGATCGAGGGTTGGCAGCAGATTCGCGCATCTTGGGAAAAGATTTTTAAAGCCACCCATTATCTCGAAATCGATCTCGATATCGTGCGCGTCGAAGTTTACGAGAATTTCGGTTATATTGTCGCCATTGAAAATTTACTGCAAATCAACGGGGGACGAAAACTCAAAGCGCAATCGATGGCGACGAATCTATTTGAATATTTGGGGGGATCGTGGTACTTGATTCACCATCATGGCAGTCCCATTGTTTGA
- a CDS encoding mechanosensitive ion channel family protein, whose amino-acid sequence MTIRQTRFDDKPHPFSPRSLLRWGGAIALQAVTLYSLSTVPVSGQTPTFIPSQLPEAQKPTSNDNGSGESGESASDKQGAEADASPSQPAPQETQSSGNGFLPFMGGEEQIPQTPVYLDGRKLFEIATNDSERVREIETRLKEIVRNGFEPEKLSVYNAVLNGETVICLAPDGNSDRVCKEPAIYLMTVTSTDARLNRFTADPQLLADEWSQRIERQLDRAIEERQPQHLKEQLSLAAAIALVMVLGSFTLAHERQKLEAQRQKIANEPTPPPSESSSETDLSESTATNPVESDSLDRRHESESIGELQHKMNQREKRNINDLKQRLIQIGQVGVWGGGSYAIVGLFPYTRWLQPLVLSWLPFPLKIVGIVFSSYAGIRLTYVGIDRFFSALQDEDFLDADESRRLALRFSTFSAVFKSISFAGFVSVGTLAMLSAIGLNLAPILAGAGIIGLGISLASQSLIKDAINGFLILLEDQYAVGDVIIVGDVGGLVENMNLRITQLRNGEGRLITLPNSTISVVQNLSKEWARVDCTIDVAYHTDVDRALAVLRELSVEIYSEPEWREKIIDVPEVLGIDEIDHAGILIRTWIKTKPLQHWSVGREFRRRIKTRFDREGIAIGTPQQSVTFKNSLELLKEASNGNSPSEHAIV is encoded by the coding sequence ATGACCATCCGGCAGACCCGGTTCGACGACAAACCCCATCCATTTTCCCCCCGATCGCTCCTGCGTTGGGGTGGAGCGATCGCGCTTCAGGCGGTGACCCTTTACAGCCTCTCTACAGTCCCCGTCTCGGGTCAGACGCCGACTTTCATCCCCTCCCAACTTCCGGAAGCGCAAAAACCGACCTCAAACGACAATGGATCGGGGGAGTCTGGAGAGTCGGCGTCGGATAAGCAAGGCGCCGAGGCAGACGCTTCCCCCTCACAACCCGCTCCCCAAGAGACCCAAAGCTCTGGTAACGGTTTTTTGCCGTTTATGGGCGGGGAAGAACAAATCCCCCAAACCCCGGTTTATCTCGACGGTCGCAAATTATTCGAGATCGCCACCAACGATAGCGAACGGGTTCGCGAAATCGAAACCCGCCTCAAAGAAATCGTTCGCAACGGCTTCGAGCCGGAAAAACTCTCGGTTTACAATGCAGTTCTCAATGGCGAAACTGTGATTTGCCTTGCACCCGATGGCAATAGCGATCGCGTCTGCAAGGAACCCGCCATTTACCTGATGACCGTCACCAGTACGGATGCCCGCCTCAATCGCTTTACCGCCGATCCCCAACTGCTTGCCGACGAGTGGAGTCAACGGATCGAGCGGCAACTCGACCGAGCGATTGAAGAACGCCAACCCCAACACCTCAAAGAACAACTTTCCCTGGCGGCGGCGATCGCCCTGGTCATGGTTCTAGGCAGTTTTACCCTCGCTCACGAACGGCAAAAACTGGAAGCGCAACGCCAAAAAATCGCCAACGAACCGACCCCTCCCCCCTCCGAATCGAGTTCCGAAACCGATTTATCCGAGTCTACCGCGACCAATCCCGTCGAGTCCGACTCCCTCGACCGACGCCACGAATCGGAATCGATCGGCGAGTTGCAGCACAAGATGAATCAGCGCGAAAAACGCAACATCAACGACCTCAAACAACGACTGATTCAAATCGGACAGGTCGGCGTTTGGGGGGGCGGCAGTTACGCGATCGTCGGTCTATTTCCTTACACGCGTTGGTTGCAACCCCTCGTCCTTTCTTGGTTACCCTTTCCGCTTAAAATTGTCGGAATTGTTTTTAGTTCCTATGCGGGTATTCGCCTCACTTACGTGGGCATCGATCGCTTTTTTAGTGCCTTACAGGACGAAGACTTTCTCGATGCAGACGAATCCCGGCGTTTGGCCTTGCGGTTCTCGACCTTTTCCGCAGTTTTTAAAAGTATCAGTTTTGCCGGATTTGTCAGTGTCGGTACCTTGGCGATGCTCTCGGCGATCGGTCTCAATCTCGCCCCGATCTTAGCTGGTGCCGGGATTATCGGTTTGGGCATTTCGTTAGCGTCCCAAAGTTTGATCAAAGATGCGATTAACGGCTTCTTAATTCTCTTAGAAGATCAATACGCCGTCGGCGATGTGATTATCGTCGGCGATGTCGGCGGCTTGGTCGAAAATATGAACCTGAGAATCACCCAACTTCGCAATGGAGAAGGTCGCTTGATCACCCTTCCCAATAGTACGATTTCCGTGGTTCAAAATCTTTCTAAAGAGTGGGCGAGGGTCGATTGTACGATCGACGTGGCCTATCATACCGATGTCGATCGCGCTCTGGCCGTCCTTCGAGAACTCTCGGTGGAAATTTATAGCGAACCGGAATGGCGGGAAAAAATTATCGACGTTCCGGAAGTTCTCGGCATCGATGAAATCGATCATGCGGGGATTTTAATTCGGACGTGGATTAAAACCAAACCCTTGCAACATTGGAGTGTGGGTCGGGAGTTTCGCCGTCGAATTAAAACGCGCTTCGATCGCGAAGGCATTGCGATCGGAACGCCGCAGCAATCGGTTACCTTTAAAAACTCCCTGGAATTGCTCAAAGAAGCCAGTAATGGCAACAGTCCTTCAGAACACGCGATCGTGTAG
- a CDS encoding TIGR04376 family protein, giving the protein MSLFDDVSRFLESRLDEFMRNNPHLELQVLEEQLREQEEDALKLIAESQLKEKQLQDQILSTAQEIQRWHERISKARQAGRDDLKRAAEEREAALLRQGNQLWGQMQGVKDRIAKARELQRQIQVRRQEVRAKATEAAASRAKAEAQNSQSTQSSQSSWDTGWNQNYRTFSSSMDPLEQEFQRWETDDELEQMKRNMGR; this is encoded by the coding sequence ATGAGCTTATTCGATGATGTCAGTCGTTTTTTAGAAAGTCGTCTCGACGAATTCATGCGTAACAATCCCCATCTAGAATTACAAGTTTTAGAAGAACAGTTACGCGAACAAGAAGAAGACGCCCTCAAGCTAATTGCCGAGTCCCAGCTCAAAGAAAAGCAGTTACAAGACCAAATCCTCTCCACCGCTCAAGAGATCCAACGCTGGCACGAACGCATCTCTAAAGCCCGTCAAGCCGGACGCGACGACCTCAAACGCGCCGCCGAGGAACGCGAAGCCGCCCTTCTGCGCCAAGGAAATCAGTTGTGGGGACAAATGCAAGGGGTCAAAGATCGGATTGCAAAAGCCAGAGAGTTACAACGCCAGATCCAAGTCCGCCGCCAAGAAGTGAGAGCGAAAGCGACTGAAGCGGCAGCGTCGCGAGCCAAAGCCGAAGCCCAAAACAGTCAAAGCACTCAAAGCAGTCAAAGCAGTTGGGATACGGGGTGGAATCAGAATTATCGTACCTTTAGCAGTTCCATGGATCCCCTAGAGCAAGAGTTCCAACGCTGGGAAACCGACGACGAATTGGAACAGATGAAACGCAATATGGGAAGGTAG
- a CDS encoding phycobilisome rod-core linker polypeptide yields the protein MAIPLLEYAPNSQNQRVSGFEIPTEEQPRIYSTETMPSPSEIEELIWAAYRQIFSEHQILKSNRQTFLESQLKYGQITVRDFIRGLVLSDAFLRLNFQTNSNYRFVEICVQRILGRDIYNEREKIAWSIAIATKGVQGFIDTLLDSEEYLGAFGYDTVPYQRRRILPQQAKGEVPFNLKTPRYGEYHRSQLGFPQAIWQVQVRRFVPQDKQAREGDPNRFLGLARQLNFAKGATPPRVSTVNMNYQNMVPYRKR from the coding sequence GTGGCAATTCCTTTGTTAGAGTACGCTCCAAACAGTCAAAACCAGCGTGTTTCTGGATTTGAAATTCCGACTGAAGAGCAACCTAGAATTTACTCCACCGAAACCATGCCCTCGCCGAGCGAGATCGAGGAGTTAATCTGGGCCGCTTACCGCCAGATCTTCAGCGAACACCAAATCCTCAAAAGCAACCGCCAGACCTTTTTGGAGTCTCAACTCAAATACGGTCAAATTACCGTGCGCGACTTCATTCGCGGTTTGGTGCTTTCCGATGCCTTCCTGCGCTTGAACTTCCAGACCAACAGTAACTATCGCTTCGTCGAAATTTGCGTCCAACGGATTCTCGGACGCGACATCTACAACGAGCGTGAAAAAATTGCTTGGTCGATCGCGATCGCGACCAAAGGCGTTCAAGGCTTCATCGACACCTTACTCGATAGCGAAGAATACTTAGGCGCTTTCGGCTACGATACCGTTCCTTACCAACGCCGTCGGATTCTGCCGCAACAAGCCAAAGGCGAAGTCCCTTTCAACCTCAAAACCCCGCGTTACGGCGAATACCACCGCAGTCAATTGGGTTTCCCCCAAGCGATCTGGCAAGTTCAAGTCCGCCGTTTCGTCCCCCAAGACAAACAAGCTCGCGAAGGCGACCCCAACCGCTTTTTGGGTTTGGCGCGGCAGCTTAACTTTGCTAAAGGGGCCACGCCTCCGAGGGTGTCTACGGTCAACATGAACTATCAAAACATGGTTCCTTACCGCAAGCGCTAA
- a CDS encoding NblA/ycf18 family protein, whose product MDIPTQLSLEQQFKLEVLRDQVKSLSREQAQEYLLEVLRQNMVKDNLFKHLLKRGA is encoded by the coding sequence ATGGATATTCCCACTCAACTCAGCTTAGAACAACAATTCAAACTCGAAGTCCTGCGCGACCAAGTCAAGAGCCTCAGCCGGGAACAGGCGCAAGAATACCTACTCGAAGTCCTTAGACAAAACATGGTCAAAGACAATTTGTTCAAGCACTTACTGAAGCGAGGGGCGTAG
- a CDS encoding sulfite exporter TauE/SafE family protein: MPLVLLTSIGFISWLISTLAGGGSPLLLIPLVNFLIGSAGVAPVITTGMLLGNSQRIFLFWRSVNWKVTLWYLPGGMVGAVLGAYAFTQLHLEWLELLVGLSIVLLVIGFALRKQETTWSAKAWYFLPAGFVYALLSGLIGSSGPILNPLYLNYGLVKEEMIATKATNVVVIHVVKMFTYAAFGALTPQYLGYGLAIGLVAAPANLVGKYLLGYLNAQQFRQIVLAVMGISGALMMWTQRGLVGF; encoded by the coding sequence ATGCCTCTTGTCCTGCTTACCTCGATCGGTTTTATCTCTTGGTTGATTAGCACCTTGGCGGGCGGTGGCAGTCCTCTTCTCTTGATTCCCCTCGTCAACTTTCTGATCGGTTCTGCCGGGGTCGCCCCAGTCATTACCACGGGGATGTTGTTGGGGAATTCCCAGCGCATCTTTCTGTTTTGGCGATCGGTCAACTGGAAAGTCACCCTCTGGTATCTCCCCGGCGGAATGGTCGGTGCGGTTTTAGGCGCTTATGCTTTTACCCAACTGCATCTCGAATGGCTCGAACTGCTTGTCGGTTTGTCGATCGTCCTCCTGGTCATCGGCTTCGCTTTGCGAAAACAGGAAACCACCTGGAGCGCCAAAGCGTGGTATTTTCTGCCTGCGGGATTTGTTTATGCCTTACTTTCCGGCTTAATTGGCAGTAGCGGCCCGATTCTCAATCCCCTCTATCTCAATTACGGCTTAGTGAAAGAAGAAATGATCGCCACCAAAGCCACCAATGTAGTCGTCATTCACGTGGTAAAAATGTTCACTTATGCCGCCTTTGGGGCGCTGACCCCACAGTACCTCGGTTATGGGTTGGCGATCGGATTGGTCGCAGCTCCGGCGAATTTAGTCGGTAAATATTTACTCGGTTATCTCAACGCCCAACAATTCCGCCAGATTGTCTTGGCGGTGATGGGAATTAGTGGGGCGTTGATGATGTGGACCCAACGAGGATTGGTGGGGTTTTAG
- the groL gene encoding chaperonin GroEL (60 kDa chaperone family; promotes refolding of misfolded polypeptides especially under stressful conditions; forms two stacked rings of heptamers to form a barrel-shaped 14mer; ends can be capped by GroES; misfolded proteins enter the barrel where they are refolded when GroES binds), whose protein sequence is MAKLVAFDEESRRALEKGVNALADAVRITLGPKGRNVVLEKKFGAPDIVNDGITIAKEIELEDPLENTGAQLIREVASQTKDLAGDGTTTATVLAQAMIREGMKIVAAGANPVAVRRGIEKTVNKLVKEIQDLAKPVEGGAIAQVATVSAGNDEEVGQMIAEAMDKVTKDGVITVEESKSLTTELEVVEGMQLDRGYISPYFVTDNERMIVEFENPAILLVDKKISAIQDLVPVLEKVARASQPLLIVAEDLEGEALATLVVNKARGVLNAAAIKAPGFGERRKAMLQDIAVLTGGQLISEEIGLSLDAVSNDMLGQARKVTISKDSTTIVAEHTDATQGNIEKRIAQIRKELERSDSDYDKEKLQERIAKLAGGVAVIKVGAPTETELKERKLRIEDSLNATKAAIEEGIVPGGGTTLIHLATKIDAIKATLHEEEKLGADLVLKSLEAPVRQIADNAGVEGSVVVERVRESEFNVGYNALTGEYQDMIAAGIIDPAKVVRSALQNAASIASMVLTTEALVVEQPEKDAPPAPDMDAMGGMGGMGGMGGMGGMGMM, encoded by the coding sequence ATGGCCAAACTGGTTGCATTTGATGAAGAATCCAGGCGCGCCTTGGAAAAAGGCGTCAACGCCTTAGCCGATGCCGTCCGCATTACTTTAGGCCCGAAAGGACGTAATGTGGTACTGGAGAAGAAATTCGGCGCCCCCGATATCGTCAATGACGGCATCACGATCGCCAAAGAGATCGAATTAGAAGATCCGCTAGAAAATACTGGCGCCCAACTGATCCGGGAAGTGGCCTCGCAAACGAAAGACTTAGCCGGAGATGGAACGACCACGGCGACGGTCCTAGCCCAAGCCATGATCCGCGAAGGGATGAAAATTGTGGCGGCTGGAGCCAATCCAGTAGCCGTGCGTCGCGGGATTGAAAAAACCGTCAACAAACTCGTCAAAGAGATTCAAGACTTGGCCAAGCCCGTCGAAGGCGGCGCGATCGCCCAAGTAGCAACCGTTTCGGCAGGTAACGACGAAGAAGTCGGCCAAATGATCGCCGAAGCGATGGATAAAGTCACCAAAGACGGCGTAATTACCGTTGAAGAGTCCAAATCCCTGACCACCGAGTTAGAAGTCGTCGAAGGGATGCAACTCGATCGCGGTTACATTTCCCCTTACTTCGTCACCGACAACGAGCGGATGATCGTCGAATTCGAGAATCCCGCGATCCTGCTCGTCGATAAAAAAATCAGCGCCATTCAAGATCTGGTTCCCGTTCTCGAAAAAGTCGCCCGCGCCAGTCAACCTCTGTTGATCGTCGCGGAAGACCTCGAAGGCGAAGCCCTCGCGACCTTAGTGGTCAACAAAGCCCGTGGGGTTTTGAATGCTGCCGCGATCAAAGCCCCCGGATTTGGCGAACGTCGCAAGGCGATGTTACAAGATATCGCCGTCCTCACCGGAGGTCAGCTCATTTCCGAGGAAATCGGCTTGAGTCTCGATGCGGTCAGCAACGACATGCTCGGGCAGGCCCGCAAAGTGACGATTTCTAAAGATAGCACCACGATCGTCGCGGAACATACTGACGCCACCCAAGGCAATATCGAAAAAAGAATTGCTCAAATCCGCAAGGAACTCGAAAGAAGCGATTCCGACTACGACAAGGAAAAACTGCAAGAACGGATCGCCAAACTCGCGGGTGGCGTTGCGGTGATCAAAGTCGGCGCCCCCACCGAAACCGAACTCAAAGAACGCAAACTGCGGATCGAAGATTCGCTCAACGCGACCAAAGCGGCGATCGAAGAAGGGATCGTCCCCGGTGGCGGTACCACCTTAATTCACTTGGCGACCAAAATTGACGCGATTAAAGCCACCCTGCACGAGGAAGAAAAACTCGGTGCGGATCTGGTGTTGAAATCTTTAGAGGCGCCAGTGCGTCAAATCGCCGACAATGCCGGGGTCGAAGGCTCCGTCGTCGTCGAGCGCGTTCGCGAAAGCGAGTTTAACGTCGGCTACAATGCTTTGACGGGCGAGTATCAAGACATGATTGCCGCCGGAATTATCGACCCGGCGAAGGTCGTGCGCTCGGCCCTGCAAAATGCCGCCTCGATCGCCAGTATGGTGTTGACCACCGAAGCCCTGGTCGTCGAACAACCTGAAAAAGACGCTCCCCCTGCCCCCGATATGGATGCCATGGGCGGTATGGGCGGCATGGGCGGCATGGGCGGCATGGGCGGCATGGGCATGATGTAA